In Fusobacterium perfoetens, one genomic interval encodes:
- a CDS encoding potassium/proton antiporter: protein MEYKILICGILLFFSLCSIRIARRAQVPLLIMFLFIGIVAGSEGIGGIYFDDFTTAQNIGNFALLFILFSGALETKKIDALSALYPSGILATLGVFLTAVIAALFTYFLTNFSMMESLIFGAFVSSTDAAAVMSILGESKLKKRIRTIIEIESGSNDPMAYALILFFLSMYKATSGDMHIFQGIIFLIRQIVLGLAFGALFGKITVPISRLMQIKREEFMIIHIVSFLFICFSLTTILKGNGFLAIYIMGIFIGNERFEYRINFMRNMRVASWLMQITMFIILGLLVFPSQLLSVIIKGSILAILIIIVGRFIVVYLVLIPFKLTGKEKFFISWAGLKGAVPIIFSIFAVSENLDNAQMMFNMIFYMVVFSVILQGMTLKHVAKWLGLLEEESHTDDIEVEVDELEELAVKKLYLTRNSEYANKQIKELHLSAKMHIISVKRGDSYLTPNGSLELLPGDQILFSMR from the coding sequence ATGGAATACAAAATTTTAATTTGTGGTATTTTATTATTTTTCAGTCTGTGTTCTATAAGAATTGCCAGAAGAGCACAAGTGCCTTTGCTTATAATGTTCTTGTTTATAGGAATAGTAGCAGGATCAGAAGGAATTGGTGGAATCTATTTTGATGATTTTACAACAGCTCAGAATATAGGAAATTTTGCACTTTTATTTATTCTTTTTTCAGGAGCATTGGAAACTAAAAAGATAGATGCACTTTCAGCACTTTATCCAAGTGGAATACTTGCAACCTTAGGAGTATTTTTAACAGCTGTAATAGCAGCTCTTTTCACTTATTTTTTAACAAATTTCTCTATGATGGAATCACTTATTTTTGGAGCATTTGTATCTTCAACAGATGCAGCTGCAGTAATGTCAATTTTAGGAGAATCTAAATTAAAAAAGAGAATAAGAACAATAATAGAGATTGAATCAGGAAGCAATGATCCAATGGCATATGCACTTATTCTTTTCTTTCTTTCAATGTATAAAGCCACATCAGGAGATATGCACATTTTTCAGGGAATAATTTTTCTTATAAGACAGATAGTTTTAGGTTTGGCTTTTGGGGCATTATTTGGAAAAATTACAGTTCCTATAAGCAGACTTATGCAGATAAAAAGAGAAGAATTTATGATTATTCATATAGTATCATTTTTGTTTATATGTTTTTCTCTGACAACAATTTTAAAAGGAAATGGATTCCTTGCAATATATATTATGGGAATATTTATTGGAAATGAAAGATTTGAATATAGAATTAATTTTATGAGAAATATGAGAGTAGCTTCGTGGCTTATGCAGATAACCATGTTTATTATTTTGGGACTTCTTGTATTTCCATCACAGCTTCTTTCAGTAATAATAAAAGGAAGTATACTTGCAATCTTAATTATAATTGTAGGAAGATTTATAGTTGTGTATTTAGTGCTTATTCCTTTTAAACTTACAGGAAAGGAAAAATTCTTTATTTCGTGGGCAGGACTTAAAGGTGCTGTGCCTATTATATTTTCAATCTTTGCTGTAAGTGAAAATCTTGATAATGCACAGATGATGTTTAATATGATTTTCTATATGGTTGTATTTTCTGTAATTTTACAAGGAATGACTCTTAAACATGTGGCAAAATGGCTGGGACTTTTAGAAGAAGAAAGTCATACAGATGATATAGAAGTTGAAGTTGATGAACTTGAAGAACTGGCAGTTAAAAAACTTTATCTTACAAGAAATTCAGAATATGCAAATAAACAGATAAAAGAACTTCATCTTTCAGCCAAAATGCATATTATTTCAGTAAAGAGAGGAGACTCATATTTAACTCCAAATGGTTCTTTAGAACTTCTTCCAGGAGATCAGATACTATTTTCAATGAGATAA
- a CDS encoding M20/M25/M40 family metallo-hydrolase: MNKERIIDDFIKMIKIHSPSKKEKEFADYMVNLLKELGAEIYLDNGFKNYGGNAPTIFAKIKGNIEGEGVTLAAHMDVIEPNSNVNPIIENGIIKTDGTTTLGGDDKGGIACIVETLKTLKENNISHEDIYVLLTPCEESGLQGAKNVDWTLVPENIKPAKNMLVIDNAGRAGIIAHTAPSKYDFEITFKGRKAHAGIEPEKGINAVCFAAHAISQMNIGRIDSLTTSNIGIINSNSPTNVVPDTCFVKGEIRSHSEEKILEIIKEYDLACKKAAEKFEGTYEFNYICDFPTLKPKDNLKFAKEFAAVYESLGVETELKVIGGGSDSNIFAKEGYNSIIIGVGMNNVHTVDEYLEIEELYKTTEAVIKYISK, from the coding sequence TTGAACAAAGAAAGAATTATTGATGATTTTATAAAAATGATAAAAATTCATTCTCCTTCTAAAAAAGAAAAAGAGTTTGCTGATTACATGGTAAATCTTTTAAAAGAATTAGGAGCTGAAATATACTTAGATAATGGATTTAAAAATTATGGGGGAAATGCTCCTACAATATTTGCAAAAATAAAAGGAAATATTGAGGGAGAAGGAGTAACTCTTGCAGCTCATATGGATGTCATAGAGCCAAACTCAAATGTAAATCCAATTATTGAAAATGGAATCATAAAAACTGATGGAACTACCACTCTTGGAGGAGACGATAAAGGTGGAATTGCATGTATTGTTGAAACTTTAAAAACTCTTAAAGAAAATAATATATCACATGAAGATATCTATGTTCTTTTAACTCCTTGTGAAGAATCTGGGCTTCAAGGGGCTAAAAATGTTGACTGGACTCTTGTTCCTGAAAATATAAAACCTGCTAAAAATATGCTTGTTATTGACAATGCAGGAAGAGCTGGAATAATTGCTCATACTGCTCCAAGCAAATATGACTTTGAAATTACTTTCAAAGGAAGAAAAGCTCATGCAGGAATTGAACCTGAAAAAGGAATAAATGCTGTATGTTTTGCTGCCCATGCAATTTCTCAAATGAACATAGGGCGTATTGATTCTCTTACAACTTCAAATATAGGAATAATTAATTCTAATTCACCTACAAATGTTGTTCCTGACACTTGTTTTGTAAAAGGAGAAATCAGAAGCCATTCTGAAGAAAAAATTCTTGAAATAATAAAAGAATATGATTTAGCATGTAAAAAAGCTGCAGAGAAATTTGAAGGTACATATGAATTTAATTATATATGTGATTTCCCTACTTTAAAACCTAAAGATAATTTAAAATTTGCAAAGGAATTTGCTGCTGTTTATGAAAGCCTTGGAGTAGAAACAGAATTAAAAGTTATTGGTGGAGGATCTGACAGCAATATTTTTGCAAAAGAAGGATATAATTCCATTATTATAGGAGTTGGTATGAACAATGTTCATACTGTAGATGAATACTTGGAAATAGAAGAGCTTTATAAAACTACAGAAGCTGTTATTAAATATATTTCCAAATAA
- a CDS encoding M20 family metallopeptidase: MTKEELKEKVVKAIEENKDIIIAAGRKIYSNPEFGYKEFETTKTVREFFKNEFNIETEDKIAYTGCRARINEDKEGPKIALLGELDGISCSEHCDANSIGASHTCGHNVQIAGMLGAAVGLIKSGVYKELDGKIDFMATPAEEFIELAYRSKLKEEGHIKFFGGKQELIRRGAFDDVNMAMMFHVLDTGDKKVLTGPVSNGFIGKEVKFIGKEAHAGSAPYEGINALNAAMLAINNVHAQRETFKEADRVRFHPIITKGGDIVNVVPADVRMESYVRARTIEGMIDANTKVNRALIAGAMAVGAQIEITELPGYLPILRHDNMEKVLRKNLEYLGLSDNDIIEGGDFTGSFDFGDVSHIIPTLHPMFGGIKGALHTREYKITDEEYAYLTPAKAMALTVVDLLFDEAKEAKNILQNFKPVMTKEQYLAFMESNDKTIKA, translated from the coding sequence ATGACAAAAGAAGAATTAAAAGAAAAAGTAGTAAAAGCTATTGAAGAAAACAAAGATATTATTATTGCTGCTGGAAGAAAAATATATTCAAATCCTGAATTTGGATATAAAGAGTTTGAAACAACAAAAACTGTAAGAGAATTCTTTAAAAATGAATTTAATATAGAAACTGAAGATAAAATTGCTTACACTGGATGCAGAGCAAGAATAAACGAAGATAAAGAAGGGCCTAAGATTGCTCTTCTTGGTGAACTTGATGGTATTTCATGCAGTGAACACTGTGATGCAAATAGTATAGGAGCTTCCCATACATGTGGGCATAATGTTCAAATTGCAGGTATGCTTGGAGCTGCTGTTGGTCTTATTAAATCAGGAGTGTATAAAGAACTTGATGGAAAAATAGATTTCATGGCAACACCTGCTGAAGAATTTATTGAGCTTGCATATAGAAGTAAATTAAAAGAAGAAGGACATATAAAATTTTTCGGTGGAAAACAAGAGCTTATAAGAAGAGGAGCTTTTGATGATGTTAATATGGCTATGATGTTCCATGTTCTTGACACTGGAGATAAAAAAGTTCTTACAGGTCCTGTAAGCAATGGATTTATTGGAAAAGAAGTTAAATTTATAGGTAAGGAAGCTCATGCAGGTTCTGCTCCTTATGAAGGAATAAATGCTTTAAATGCTGCAATGCTTGCAATAAATAATGTGCATGCTCAAAGGGAAACTTTTAAAGAAGCTGACAGAGTAAGATTTCATCCTATCATCACAAAAGGAGGGGATATTGTAAATGTTGTCCCTGCTGATGTAAGAATGGAATCATATGTAAGAGCAAGAACTATTGAAGGAATGATAGATGCCAATACAAAAGTAAACAGAGCCTTAATAGCAGGAGCTATGGCTGTTGGAGCTCAGATTGAAATAACTGAACTTCCAGGATATCTTCCTATTTTAAGACATGACAACATGGAAAAAGTTCTTAGAAAAAATCTTGAATATTTAGGTCTTAGCGATAATGATATTATTGAAGGTGGAGATTTTACAGGTTCTTTTGACTTTGGAGATGTCTCTCATATTATTCCTACTCTTCATCCTATGTTTGGAGGAATAAAAGGAGCACTACATACAAGAGAATATAAAATAACTGATGAGGAATATGCTTATCTCACTCCTGCAAAGGCAATGGCACTTACTGTTGTTGATCTTTTATTTGATGAAGCAAAAGAAGCAAAAAATATTCTTCAAAATTTTAAACCTGTAATGACTAAAGAACAATATCTTGCTTTCATGGAATCAAATGATAAAACTATAAAAGCATAA
- a CDS encoding efflux RND transporter permease subunit produces MKFIDYSIKNTSVVRFFVALLIIGGLFSYFKLGKLEDPEFKIKEALVITMYPGQDAHSVELQVTNKVEEALQKIPNIDYLQSVSKPGYSQVKIKLQESVPSEKLDQYWDNVRKKISDAQINMPLGTIPSIVLDDYGAVYGIFLAVTSDGYSYSELSKYTDYILKELNSINGIAQTAQFGKQSEVVEVIIDREKINSLGISTKLIAGSLLSENLIAGGGAVDYGTLRVNLNLNNEITNIEKLRNMIIFSKKLPDGTNEIVRLGDIAELKKGYTEPVTQKMYFNGKMAMGISLSPEAGANVVDAGKVIDKKIEDLKEKLPVGINIEKIYYQPELVTAAINNFVINLILSVITVVGVLLVTMGMRSGLIIGSALVYSILGTLIFMLAMKIDLQRVSLASFIIAMGMLVDNSIVVVDNVLVNKNSGMEMEKALSEAAHKPAMPLLGATAIAALAFLPAYLMPTYVGEYVGSSFWVIGISLMLSWVLCLTQTPVYCKLYLASEPVKEPGEREKKFYEKCRKLLYFLLKRRKLTLTAVLIALALSGILFLKIPKIFFPDSDKKGFTINMWVPEGSKIDVVEEAAGKLANHLMKNESVINITTTIGASPARYYVSTTPEMPNTSFGELIINVDKVKSVEKVGQEAFDFANENLPGVMVSVKKYPNGVTVQYPLEIAFSGPDPEILRDLSDKAINIMKKYPDVLNIKTDWRNKLLTWEGDYSQADSSRAGLTSFDVATSLMRTGDGMPIGKLKDKDKLVTVVLKEHSEENRNEINNIEQTPIWGMTLEAQPLSSIIQNGNLKFEEGQVWRRNRVRTMTVQADVPIGVSALDVREEFKEEIEAIELPKGYSMEWLGEYKEQVKNVYSLLEAVPVPVMAMFLICVLLFASVKIPALIFATLPLCLIGIVPGLFITGKSFGFMSAVGVISLSGMMIKNMIVLVDEIRYEINVLKKDKFVALIDSAVSRIRAVSLAAVTTIFGMLPLMRDPLYGDMAATIVFGLFVSTILTLFIFPVVYSVAFHIEESEN; encoded by the coding sequence ATGAAATTTATAGATTACTCAATAAAAAATACATCAGTAGTAAGATTCTTTGTAGCTCTTTTAATTATCGGAGGACTTTTTTCATATTTTAAACTTGGAAAGTTAGAAGATCCTGAGTTTAAAATAAAAGAAGCTTTGGTTATTACCATGTATCCAGGGCAGGATGCTCATTCAGTAGAGCTTCAGGTAACAAATAAAGTTGAGGAAGCTCTTCAGAAAATTCCTAATATAGATTACCTTCAAAGTGTTTCAAAGCCAGGATATTCTCAAGTAAAAATAAAACTTCAGGAATCAGTTCCAAGTGAAAAGTTGGATCAGTATTGGGATAATGTAAGAAAAAAAATATCAGATGCTCAGATTAATATGCCTCTTGGAACAATTCCTTCAATAGTTCTTGATGATTATGGTGCAGTGTATGGAATATTTCTTGCAGTAACAAGTGATGGTTATAGTTATTCAGAACTTTCAAAATATACAGACTATATTTTAAAAGAATTGAATTCAATAAATGGAATAGCTCAGACAGCTCAGTTTGGAAAGCAAAGTGAGGTTGTTGAAGTTATAATAGACAGAGAAAAAATAAATTCTCTTGGAATAAGTACAAAACTTATAGCAGGTTCTCTTCTTTCTGAAAACCTTATAGCAGGGGGAGGAGCTGTTGATTATGGAACTCTTCGTGTAAACCTTAATCTTAACAATGAAATAACAAATATAGAAAAACTTAGAAATATGATAATTTTTTCTAAAAAACTTCCTGATGGCACTAACGAAATTGTAAGGCTTGGAGATATAGCAGAGTTGAAAAAAGGATATACAGAGCCTGTAACTCAGAAAATGTATTTCAATGGGAAAATGGCAATGGGAATATCTCTTTCTCCTGAAGCTGGAGCAAATGTAGTTGATGCAGGAAAGGTTATAGATAAAAAAATAGAAGATTTAAAGGAAAAACTTCCTGTTGGTATAAATATTGAAAAAATTTATTATCAGCCTGAGCTTGTAACAGCAGCAATAAATAATTTTGTAATAAATCTTATTTTATCTGTTATAACAGTTGTAGGAGTTCTTCTTGTAACAATGGGAATGAGAAGTGGACTTATAATAGGAAGTGCTCTGGTATATTCTATACTTGGAACTCTTATTTTTATGCTTGCAATGAAAATAGATCTTCAGAGAGTATCACTTGCTTCTTTTATAATTGCAATGGGAATGCTTGTAGATAATTCCATTGTTGTTGTGGATAATGTTCTTGTAAATAAAAATAGTGGAATGGAAATGGAAAAAGCTCTTTCAGAGGCAGCTCATAAACCAGCAATGCCTCTTCTTGGTGCAACAGCAATAGCAGCTCTTGCCTTTCTTCCAGCTTATCTTATGCCTACATATGTAGGTGAATATGTAGGTTCATCATTTTGGGTAATAGGAATTTCCCTTATGCTGAGTTGGGTTTTATGTCTTACACAAACACCTGTTTATTGTAAACTTTATCTTGCTTCTGAACCTGTTAAAGAGCCAGGAGAAAGAGAGAAAAAGTTTTATGAAAAATGCAGAAAACTTCTTTATTTCCTTTTAAAAAGAAGAAAATTGACTCTGACAGCAGTATTAATAGCTTTAGCTTTATCAGGAATATTATTTTTGAAAATACCTAAGATATTTTTCCCTGATTCAGATAAAAAAGGATTTACGATTAATATGTGGGTTCCTGAAGGAAGCAAAATAGATGTAGTTGAAGAAGCTGCAGGAAAATTAGCAAATCATCTTATGAAAAATGAGAGCGTTATAAATATTACAACTACAATAGGAGCTTCTCCTGCAAGATATTATGTTTCTACAACTCCAGAAATGCCAAATACATCTTTTGGAGAACTTATTATAAATGTGGATAAAGTTAAAAGTGTTGAAAAAGTAGGGCAGGAAGCTTTTGATTTTGCTAATGAAAATCTTCCTGGAGTAATGGTAAGTGTAAAAAAATATCCTAATGGAGTAACAGTTCAGTATCCTTTAGAAATTGCATTTTCAGGGCCAGATCCAGAGATTTTAAGAGATCTTTCAGATAAAGCAATAAATATTATGAAAAAATATCCTGATGTTCTTAATATAAAAACAGACTGGAGAAATAAGCTGCTTACATGGGAAGGAGATTATTCTCAGGCAGACAGTTCAAGAGCAGGACTTACTTCTTTTGATGTGGCAACCTCTCTTATGAGAACAGGAGATGGAATGCCTATAGGAAAATTAAAAGATAAAGATAAACTTGTAACAGTTGTTTTAAAAGAACATAGTGAAGAAAATAGAAATGAAATAAACAATATAGAGCAGACTCCTATATGGGGAATGACTTTAGAAGCTCAGCCTCTTTCAAGTATAATACAAAATGGAAACTTAAAATTTGAAGAGGGACAAGTATGGAGAAGAAACAGAGTGAGAACAATGACTGTTCAGGCAGATGTCCCTATTGGAGTCAGTGCTCTTGATGTAAGAGAGGAATTTAAAGAAGAGATAGAAGCTATAGAACTTCCTAAGGGATATTCTATGGAATGGCTGGGAGAATATAAAGAACAAGTTAAGAATGTATATTCACTTTTAGAGGCAGTTCCAGTTCCTGTAATGGCAATGTTCCTTATATGTGTGCTTTTATTTGCAAGTGTAAAAATACCAGCTTTAATTTTTGCCACACTTCCTCTGTGTCTTATAGGAATTGTTCCAGGGCTTTTTATAACAGGAAAAAGTTTTGGTTTTATGTCAGCAGTAGGAGTTATTTCTCTTTCAGGAATGATGATAAAAAATATGATAGTTCTTGTTGATGAAATAAGATATGAAATAAATGTGCTTAAAAAAGATAAATTTGTGGCTCTTATAGATTCTGCAGTGAGCAGAATAAGAGCAGTAAGCCTTGCAGCAGTGACAACAATATTTGGAATGCTTCCTCTTATGAGAGATCCTCTTTATGGAGATATGGCAGCCACAATAGTTTTTGGGCTTTTTGTGTCAACAATACTTACTCTGTTTATATTTCCAGTTGTTTATTCTGTGGCATTTCACATAGAGGAAAGTGAAAATTAA
- a CDS encoding DMT family protein has protein sequence MKFLPVVMLFISNIFMSFAWYGHLKHTGRALFITIVLSWGIAFFEYCFSIPANRIGAQFFSVAQLKIIQEVITLVVFAGFSVLYLKQEIKLNYLYAFICMIGAVYFMFKK, from the coding sequence ATGAAATTTTTACCTGTGGTAATGCTTTTTATATCAAATATTTTTATGTCTTTTGCATGGTATGGACATCTGAAGCATACTGGCCGTGCACTTTTTATAACAATAGTTTTAAGCTGGGGGATAGCTTTCTTTGAATATTGTTTTTCTATTCCTGCAAACAGAATAGGAGCTCAATTTTTTTCAGTAGCTCAGCTTAAAATAATTCAGGAAGTAATTACTCTTGTAGTCTTTGCAGGATTTTCAGTTTTATATCTAAAACAGGAAATAAAACTTAATTACCTTTATGCTTTTATCTGTATGATAGGAGCTGTATATTTTATGTTTAAAAAATAA
- a CDS encoding DUF5058 family protein, producing MEHLDQWFYAKHPLMWAVAIFGVALTLIQSTLIMRKSIKAGYELGITKEEMRRGIKTSAISSIGPAMGVVGSLLALLVTMGSAVSYVRLSLIGGSNYEAMAANFGAKVLGSELSTSMSPVVFTNALWTMALGLFGCLVFVFLFGHKMDSVNNLLTNGRKALLPAVSLGAMLGSFAYFNVDNVLKIKTNPRVALSAIFGAVVMFACQKIGDKSPKLTWLKEWSLTFAMFGGAIVATLIVR from the coding sequence CCTTTAATGTGGGCAGTTGCTATTTTTGGAGTGGCTCTTACTCTTATACAATCTACACTTATTATGAGAAAATCTATTAAAGCTGGTTATGAACTTGGTATCACTAAAGAAGAAATGAGAAGAGGAATAAAAACAAGTGCAATTTCAAGTATCGGACCTGCAATGGGAGTTGTTGGAAGCTTACTTGCACTTCTTGTTACAATGGGATCTGCTGTATCTTATGTTAGACTTAGTCTTATTGGTGGATCTAACTACGAGGCAATGGCTGCAAACTTCGGAGCAAAAGTTTTAGGTTCTGAACTTTCTACAAGTATGTCTCCTGTAGTATTTACAAATGCTCTATGGACAATGGCACTTGGACTTTTTGGATGTCTTGTTTTCGTTTTCTTATTCGGACATAAAATGGATTCTGTTAATAATCTTCTTACTAACGGAAGAAAAGCTCTTCTTCCAGCTGTAAGTCTTGGAGCTATGCTTGGATCTTTTGCATATTTCAATGTTGATAATGTTTTAAAAATAAAAACTAATCCTAGAGTAGCTTTATCTGCTATATTCGGTGCAGTAGTAATGTTTGCATGTCAAAAAATAGGAGACAAAAGTCCTAAATTAACTTGGCTTAAAGAATGGTCTTTAACATTTGCAATGTTTGGCGGAGCAATAGTTGCTACACTTATTGTAAGATAA